The genome window GAACCCTTCGGTATCGAGATCGGTCCGGCGCGGGCCAGCGGGTCGGCAGCCGTCGTGGAGATCTGGCCGGAACCGAGTCCGCAGGACCTCTATGACCGGGTCCGCGCGGGGCTCCTGACAGCCGGGCTATCCCTCCCCCAGGCCGAGAGACCCTACTGGTGCCACATGACCGGCGGCTACGGCAAGCCTCGGGAATTGCATCAGATGAGAGCGTTCGTGCTGGTCGCCTGATCGGCGAGCCCTTCGATCCTACTCGCACAGCACCACAACTACCCGCCTCCACCTGCAAGTTTGTCAAGTATATCCCTTCTGATGCATGATTTGCGCGTCAGAAGGGATCGCGCCATGATGCGACGACCGGGTACGGAGCTGGCCGGATCGGCCAATCTGGAGCTCGTCTCCGGGCTGCTGCGCTTTCGGCCTGAGGACACGGTGTGGGAAGCGATGCTAACGGCTGGAGGTCGCAGCAGCAGGCCCGCAACCTCAAGAAGGGCACGTACGAGCCGCGCGAGAAGTTGGTCCGCGCCTTCCAGACGTACACGAATGAGTACCCGTGGCTCTGGACGCCGGCCCACATGGACGAGTGGTCGGCCAGCCTGACCTCGGAGAAGGGCCTCGCGCCGTCGACGGTGCGCGGCTACCAGGGCACGGTGCGGCTGTTCTCCGAGTACCTCATCGACCCCCGCTATGACTGGGCGCTGGTTTGCGAGGAGCAGTTCGGGACGTACCCCGTGGCGATCGCTCACGAGTGGAACACAATCCCGCATCTCCAGGGCTACGAAGGCGATCCCGAGGCTCGCCCGTTCACGCGCGAGGAACTGCAGATGTTCCTCGACTTCGCGGACGACCAGGTCGAACGGGCGCAGCGCAGCGGGCGTAAGGGCTCGCTGGCCGCCTACCGGGACGCCACCTTGTTCAAGGTCATCTACGGGTGGGGGCTTCGCCGGACTGAGACGTCGAAGCTGGACCTAGTGGACTTCGGCAGGAACCCGAAAGCGCCGCAGTTCGGCCGGTACGGGACGCTCAACGTCCGCTACGGCAAGGCGAAGAAGGGGCAGCCGCCGCGTCGGCGGAACGTGTTGTCTGTCATGGACTGGGCCGTCGAGTCGGTCGAGGACTACGTCGTGAACGTGCGGCCTCGCTTCGGCTTTCCGGACCAGCCCGCGCTGTGGGTCACCGAGCGCGGCGGCCGGCTCAGACCGGGTTCGATCAACGACCGGTTCGAGGAGTATCGCGATGCCCTGGGGCTGCCGAAGGAGTTGACCTCTGCGGACACAAGGCACTCGTACATCACGCACCTGGTGGAGTTCGACTACCCGCAGCGCTTCAGCAGCAGGTCGGCCACGAGTGCGATAGCTCCCTGGCCATCTACACGCACGTCAGCAACGACTTCATGAACACTTCTCTGCAGAATGCCCTGGCTCCGGCCTTCGCTGGGGTGTGACGAGAAGAGGGATACCGCGATGACTGCCAAGCTCGACTATCAGTGGCACCTGCGCAAGGTCATGGCCGACCGTGGGATGTTCTCGACCACCGACCTCACGGAGCCCTTGGAGGAGCGCGGTATCCAGCTCTCCTCGAGTCAGATCTACCGCCTGGTCGTGGAACGTCCGGAGCGCCTCAGCCTCAAGATCCTCATGGCCCTGCTGGACATCTTGGACTGCCGCATGGACGAGCTGATCGAGCCCGTCAGGGCGGCGGGGGCCGGTGCTCGCCCGAAGAAGGCGGCGGCAGGCGGAAGTTCGGCCGAGCCGTCGTCGACGGGCCTGGGGGATCTGCGGCCCAAGCGGGCCAGGATCATCAGGAGTGATCAGTGACGACGGCCGCCGCGCACGATCGGAACGCGGAGGCGGAGCGGGAGCCGCTGGACGCGCTTGTGGATGTGCTGTGCCAGGTCGAGACGTCACTCGGCCGTGGAGCCGTTCGTGCGGTGACGGCCGGTGTCGTTCGGCAACGTGCTCGGCAGCGCCGGCTCGCCGCCGAACTGGCCGAGGCTCCCGACGTGCTGCGCACCGGGAGGCCGCCCGCGGCCATCATGGTCGGCAAGCTGCTGCTCGCCCTGAAGGAAGCCGGCGCGGAACAACTCGCCGCCCCAGTCTGTGGCGTGTGCGGGCGAGAGCCTCGCACCCTGGCCTTCGCGAGGCGCACGTGGGGGTGTTCGCGTTGTGTTTCATCGCCGAGTCTGGCCGCCTGCACGGGGTGTGGGCAGGAACGGGATGTGCATGCGCGGGACCGGGACGGCCGCCCTTTCTGCCGGACGTGCTTCGTCGACGACGACGTGGCGAAGCTGCTGGCGGACGTGGTGATCGGGATCGCGCCGGAGGTGAACGCTGAGGTGGTTCTCGGGGCTCTGGAGCGTGCCCACCAACGCCAGGTCGGGCGCCGCCAGATTGCTGCCGCTGTAGTCGAGCGTCCTGAACTCCTCACCGGCGAAGGCGCCTTGGCACCCGTTCAGGGGGTCCTGCGTTTCCTCGACGAGTTGCGCAGGGCCGGGGCTACGTCGGTGGTCGTTCCGCCGTGCCCCGGCTGCGGTCGCGCCAGGCCGCTGGAGCGACCGCTCGGAGCCGTACGCGTGTGCAGCAACTGCGCCGCGAAGGCGGGGGCCTCGATCTGCTCCCGCTGCGGCAAACAGAAGCCGATCAACCATCGCGACGAGAACGGCGACGCCTTCTGTCAGTACTGCTGGGCGAGTGACTCGAGGAACCTGGAGGTCTGTGTCGGATGCGGCAATCGGCGCCGTGTCTACGGACGGACCGGCGACGGTGCGGTCTGTTTGCGGTGCCGCCCGCGGAGCGAGCGGGTGTGCGGCATCTGCGGCCGCACCGGCCGGGTCACCATCTCCCGGGCCACCGGAGAACCGCTGTGTGACCTGTGCAAGGGGCACTGGATCGTCTGTTCCGGGTGCGGAGACGGCGGCCTCGTCCGCGGAGGGACGCTCAAGGAGCCGCTGTGCGCCCGCTGCGTCAACCCCGACCCGGACTTCTGGAAGCGATGCCGCATCTGCAACACGACGTGGCAGCTGACGACCGCGCCCTGTACCCGATGCAGTCTCGACGCCCGTCTGCGCAAGGTCTTCGCGGCCGACGACGGCACCATCGCGCCCGAGCTCGACCGGCTGCGGGAGCGCCTTGTCCAGGTCGACCGTCCGATCTACGCGATCACCTGGCTGCGGAAGGCGAACGTCCAGTCCACCATCACCGCAGTGGTGCGCGAGCACCCCCAGATCAGCCACGCCGCACTCGACGCCATGCCGCCGAGCAAGACGCTTGATCACTTCCGCTCCATGCTGGTCTCCGTCGGCGCCTTGGAGTTTCGTGACGAGGGCTTGGTACGTCTCGAGCGGGAGCTGAAGGAGACCCTCGACGGATACATCCCGGGTGAGCACCCGCGAGCTCTGCGCGGGTTCATCCTGTGGCATCTGATGCGGAGGTTGCGCGGGCGGCTGCAGGACAAGCCCACCAGCGTCCAGCAGATCCAGAATGTCCGCGCCCACCTGGCGGGGGCCGACGGACTCCTGCGCTGGCTGGAAGGCCGGGACAAGTCGCTGAGCGGCTGCACGCAGACGGACGTCGACAGCTACCTCAGCACCAAGCCCGCGCACCCGAAGAAGTGCTCTGCCTTCGTCCGGTGGGCGGTGCGCCGCCGGTACGCCCCGAAGGGCATCAAGGCACCCGCGATCCGCTGGACGGGCCCGGCCGGCCCGCACGACCAGGACGAACGGTGGGCCGTCGCCCGGCGGCTGCTGAACGACGAGTCCGTCGCCACGGCGGACCGTGTCGCCGGCCTCCTGGTGCTGCTGTACGCGCAGACGGCCAGCAGCATCCACCGCCTGACCACCGACCGCGTCACACAGGACGACGACCACGTCCTGCTCCACCTGGGCGACCAGCCGATCCAGCTGCCAGCGCCGCTGGACCGCTTCATGCTCGACTTGGTCGCATCCAGGGGCACCGACACGTTGATCCGCCATGAGGGCGACTGGCTCTTCCCCGGCCGCTCGGTAGGCCGGCCGATCCACGAGACGCAGCTGCTGCGACGGCTTCACGCGGTGGGCGTCAAGTCGCGCCAGGGCCGCAGCACGGCGTTGTTCGCGCTCGCCCAGCAACTCCCGGCGGGGCAGTTGGCCAAGATGCTCGGCGTGCACGTGGGGGTGGCCGTCACCTGGCAGCGTGCGAGCGGCGGGGACTGGATGACGTACGCTGCCGCCGTCGCCGCCCGATCCGCCACACGCGCCAAACCGGCGACCGCCCCTTCCTCTTAGCCGAATTGCACCTCTTCGACCTCGTCCCACGTGTAATAGCCCAGGTCGGGGCGCTGGTACTGGTTGACGAGGTGGACGCGGTCGATCGTGATGTCCACCCGCGGGGGGCGCAGCGCGCGAAGCGCCCGGTTGAGCTTTCGGTCGGTGAAGTCCTGACGCGCATACGCTAGCGACGCATGGGACCAAAACCGCAGCTCAGGGGCCCTCAGAGTGACCCCCGGAACCTTCTCCATCGCCGTGCGGACGCGCCCGTTGAGCTCGGCCATTCCGTCCTCCGGGTAGACCGCGACAGTGACGGCGGTGATACCCGGCCATACGGGGCCGAGCTGGACCTGGAACGGCTGCATGTCGGCCAGTTCCTCGTGCAGGGTGACGCGTAGCTTGTCCGTCTGGCCATCGTCGACCGCGTGGTGGATGCCCTGGACCGTGGAGTGCAGCCATTCCTCGGGGATCACTCCGAGCTGTTCCGCATACTGCGAGAGCAGCTCGTGGTGAGCGCGGGCGTACTCGCGGAACTCCGGGTATTCGCCGAGGAGCACGAGGACGTGCGGGAAGGGGCCTCCGTCCTTCCAGATCTTCTTGGGGGTGAAGAAGTTCTCCAACGTCGGGCTCCTGATGTGGTGAAGCTGCCGTCCTGGACAGTGGCGGCAGGCTGGGTGTGTTCTGCGCCGGGAGGTTCTTGAAGTTCTCGCGCTCTGCGGGTGGTTCAGAGTGTGCGGGCGTGCTGGAAGACGTTGTTGAGCCGTTCGCGCAGCGCGGGGTCGGGAATCAACTTCACGGCGCGGGTGAAGTCGTCCTGGGCGGCGGCCAGCTGGGGCCGCTGTTGGCGTTCGTGGTCGGCGAGGACGGTTGCGGCCCCGGTGGCGCCGGGCCGGGCCCGGGCGGCGTAGATCATCGTGAGGGGGAAGGCGAAGCAGGCGTGGAGGAACCCGTACGCGGGCCGCTGGGTGCCGCGCCACGGGGAGAAGTACGTCTCGTCGTCGGGGATGGTGATGTGGAGCGCGGCGAGGGCGTCGTTGAGCCAGTTGTGGGCGGCTTCGTGGACAAGGTCTCGGCCCAGTACGGCAGCGTCACCGGTGTGGTCGGTGAAGACGGTCGCCGGGAGCCGGGTGATGGCGAAGCTGCGCAGGGTCTGGTCGGGACGGCGTCGGCCGGTCAGGCAGATCACGGCGGCGTGCGCTGCGACGAGAGCGTCGAGGCCGGTGGCTGCGATGTGGCCGAAGGCATCGTCGGCCAGCACGGCCAGGGACTCGGCGGCGCCGGTCATGTCGGGGCCGAGGACGTAGTACGGGGTGTCGGAGTGTGGGCCGCGGATCATCTCGTCCGCATTCGGGGCGATCACGATGCGCGGGCCGAGGCGGGAGGAGTGGGCCAGGCGGGCCAGGGTAGGCCCGGCGGTGTTGCGGTACCAGTCGAGTGTGGTCGTGTCGCGGCGGCGGGCGGCGCTCTCGGCGCCTTCGAGCCTGTGGTATGCCAGGGCGTAGGCCAAGGGCAGCGCCTCGTCGTCCGGAGGTGTGACGGAACCGGGGTGAAGCAGGGTCAGCGCGGCGGCGGTGCGTTCGCGGCGGTGGGTGGTGATGGCGTCCAGATCGAGGGCGGCGGCGACGTCGTTCATGTCGGGAGGCTCCTTGGCAGCGGGCCCCGGTGCCAGGCCGTGGGGCGCCGGCACCGGGTCTGAGATGTGGGGCAGGCCGAGTGGCCCGGCCCGATCAGCTGGCGCTGTCCGCCTCCGCGGTGGCGGCCGGCGCCGATTCGGCGCCGGTGGCCGGGGTGCTCCAGGCGTCTGCGGAGACGCTGGAGGTGTGGGCGGTCAGGCGGACGGTGCCGTCGTCGTCGCGCAGCTGGTCCACCGCGGCGAGGAACTCGCCGCACGCATCGGTCGTCATCTCTTCCTCCATGGGTTGCAGGGACTGGTCCGGACGTAGCGCCGCGAGGGGCGGGCTGCGGATGGGCGGGGACATGGCCGGTCAGGCTTCGCTGATCAGCCAGCTGATGAACTTGCGTTCGCGCCCCGTGCGGACCGGCTCGGTGCCGTGGGTGACCTGGGATCCGTACAGCAGCGCGGTGCCGGGGGCGGGGTGCACGTTCCAGCGGGTGCGCGGCATGGTGCGGAACCAGTCGGCGGAGTGGTCGGCTCCGTCGTGGGTGAACGCCATGGCCGGGTCGTAGCCGTCGCCGCCGTGCTGGTCGCTCCACAGGGCGGGGTTGGAGGTGGTTTCGACGAAGAACTCCCCTCCGTCTTCGGCGTGTTCGAGGACGACGCTGATCCCGGCGAGCTGGCGGACAGGGTCGGCGGGGTGGGGGGCGATGCCGTCGACGTGCGGGGTGATGTGCTGTCCGGGCGCGTACTCGACGTACATCCATTCGCGGCAGGAGGTCAGGGCGGGCAGGGCGCGCCGCAGTACGGGCATCGCCCGCTCGACGGCGTGGGCGAGGACCTTGGCCGCGGTCTCGGGCGGCGGGTGGATTTCGAGGCGGCCGGCTGGTTCGTAGACGGCCATGGCCTGCTCGCTGGTCTGGCCGGGGATGGAGTGCAGGGTGGTGGTGCGCTCGGTGTCGAAACGGCGCAGGCCGTCATCGCCGAGGGCGTCGTCCACGGCGCTGATCAGGGTGGTGATCTCGCCGGGGGTGAGGAAGTTCTCGATGCTGGAGACGGTGAGCGTCTCCGCTATGTGGATCATCGTGCCTCCCGGGTAGGGCGGGGCGGGCGGAGGGCGCAGGCGCATCCGGTGACCGCCGGGGTGTGGCGGGCGACGTGCGTGAGCGTGCGAACGGCCTGGTCGAGGCCGGTGAAGTAGTCGGCCCATGTGCTGCCGGGGGCAGGGGTGAGGGTGAGGTTGAGGACGGAGTGGTGGTGGCCGGTGTGGGCGCTGGTCAGGTCGGTGCGTGCGATGTGTGCGGTGATGGCGGCGGGCAGGTAGCCGTCGGTGGCGGCGAGCGTGTGGCACAGTCGGGCGGCGAGCGCGGCGTACTCGGTGCGGGTGCGCGGCAGCAGGCCGACGCGAAACGCGGACGGGGGCAGGCTCGTGCCGGTGTGGGCGTGGCCCTGGCAGGAGTCGTAGGTGACGGCCTTCCAGCTGCGGGTGATCGTGTCGACCAGCGGCCACACGCGGTCCTCGATGCCCTCGCCCCACTGGGGGTGGTGCGGGTCAAGGTCGTCGGCCGCCTGCTCGCCGGGCAGGCCGGCGGCGTTGATGTTGCCGTGGTAGCTCGCCCGGAGCCGGGCCGGGGAACGGGGAGATGCCGGATCGTCCCAGCGGGCGAGGAAGGCGTCCACGTCGTCCATGACGTTCGGGCCGAGGGGCCGCCAGTGGGCGCGCAGGCAGTGAGCGCCGGCCGGGTGGGCGGGGGCGGCGAGCAGGTGAGCCATTCCGTCGATGAGGCGCCCGCGGTGGTCGCAGTACGCGTCATCGCTGCCGGTCGCCTGGACCATGCGCCAGCGGGTCGCGGTGCACCCGCCGCCGCAGACCGCCTGGTACGGGCAGGAGACGCACTTCGTCATCAGCTCCCGTCCGGCAGTGAGCTGCGGGTTGGCGTGCTGGGCCTCGGTGACGTCCCTCTCGCTGCGCGCGGCGGCGAGCGGCAGCAGGTGGGCCTGGGGCCAGGGAAGTTCGTCGCATGAGCCGAAGCGGCCGTCGGGGTAGGCGGTGAAGACGT of Streptomyces phaeolivaceus contains these proteins:
- a CDS encoding 2OG-Fe(II) oxygenase, whose amino-acid sequence is MIHIAETLTVSSIENFLTPGEITTLISAVDDALGDDGLRRFDTERTTTLHSIPGQTSEQAMAVYEPAGRLEIHPPPETAAKVLAHAVERAMPVLRRALPALTSCREWMYVEYAPGQHITPHVDGIAPHPADPVRQLAGISVVLEHAEDGGEFFVETTSNPALWSDQHGGDGYDPAMAFTHDGADHSADWFRTMPRTRWNVHPAPGTALLYGSQVTHGTEPVRTGRERKFISWLISEA
- a CDS encoding radical SAM/SPASM domain-containing protein produces the protein MPSTLTTPTTTVGAEMWRPLEDTDHAAAVSVVLKLRGETCDVDCLYCFEKRKLAPGGAQITVKQIRRLGQIFGERPLAIELHGGEPLTVSKDAMAALLDELAAQPTVHRVHLQTNGVRLDGEWLDLFDAHYPGLHIGISMDGDEQGNSWRIGYDGTAIYPHIVNALNLLAERGRTCGIVTVVTPAVLGRAAEVIDHIATFDAVRAVHLLPAFDTTVTRPLTASGRRTSPSRLLQARAVGTDGAAWAITPVQYAEFVLEAAARWIGAGHFRRIKLDPAVATIRRLKGLDSAHCHFAAHKCSHVFTAYPDGRFGSCDELPWPQAHLLPLAAARSERDVTEAQHANPQLTAGRELMTKCVSCPYQAVCGGGCTATRWRMVQATGSDDAYCDHRGRLIDGMAHLLAAPAHPAGAHCLRAHWRPLGPNVMDDVDAFLARWDDPASPRSPARLRASYHGNINAAGLPGEQAADDLDPHHPQWGEGIEDRVWPLVDTITRSWKAVTYDSCQGHAHTGTSLPPSAFRVGLLPRTRTEYAALAARLCHTLAATDGYLPAAITAHIARTDLTSAHTGHHHSVLNLTLTPAPGSTWADYFTGLDQAVRTLTHVARHTPAVTGCACALRPPRPTREAR
- a CDS encoding helix-turn-helix domain-containing protein; amino-acid sequence: MTAKLDYQWHLRKVMADRGMFSTTDLTEPLEERGIQLSSSQIYRLVVERPERLSLKILMALLDILDCRMDELIEPVRAAGAGARPKKAAAGGSSAEPSSTGLGDLRPKRARIIRSDQ
- a CDS encoding tyrosine-type recombinase/integrase; its protein translation is MGSDANGWRSQQQARNLKKGTYEPREKLVRAFQTYTNEYPWLWTPAHMDEWSASLTSEKGLAPSTVRGYQGTVRLFSEYLIDPRYDWALVCEEQFGTYPVAIAHEWNTIPHLQGYEGDPEARPFTREELQMFLDFADDQVERAQRSGRKGSLAAYRDATLFKVIYGWGLRRTETSKLDLVDFGRNPKAPQFGRYGTLNVRYGKAKKGQPPRRRNVLSVMDWAVESVEDYVVNVRPRFGFPDQPALWVTERGGRLRPGSINDRFEEYRDALGLPKELTSADTRHSYITHLVEFDYPQRFSSRSATSAIAPWPSTRTSATTS
- a CDS encoding 2'-5' RNA ligase family protein, whose translation is MENFFTPKKIWKDGGPFPHVLVLLGEYPEFREYARAHHELLSQYAEQLGVIPEEWLHSTVQGIHHAVDDGQTDKLRVTLHEELADMQPFQVQLGPVWPGITAVTVAVYPEDGMAELNGRVRTAMEKVPGVTLRAPELRFWSHASLAYARQDFTDRKLNRALRALRPPRVDITIDRVHLVNQYQRPDLGYYTWDEVEEVQFG
- a CDS encoding site-specific integrase gives rise to the protein MTTAAAHDRNAEAEREPLDALVDVLCQVETSLGRGAVRAVTAGVVRQRARQRRLAAELAEAPDVLRTGRPPAAIMVGKLLLALKEAGAEQLAAPVCGVCGREPRTLAFARRTWGCSRCVSSPSLAACTGCGQERDVHARDRDGRPFCRTCFVDDDVAKLLADVVIGIAPEVNAEVVLGALERAHQRQVGRRQIAAAVVERPELLTGEGALAPVQGVLRFLDELRRAGATSVVVPPCPGCGRARPLERPLGAVRVCSNCAAKAGASICSRCGKQKPINHRDENGDAFCQYCWASDSRNLEVCVGCGNRRRVYGRTGDGAVCLRCRPRSERVCGICGRTGRVTISRATGEPLCDLCKGHWIVCSGCGDGGLVRGGTLKEPLCARCVNPDPDFWKRCRICNTTWQLTTAPCTRCSLDARLRKVFAADDGTIAPELDRLRERLVQVDRPIYAITWLRKANVQSTITAVVREHPQISHAALDAMPPSKTLDHFRSMLVSVGALEFRDEGLVRLERELKETLDGYIPGEHPRALRGFILWHLMRRLRGRLQDKPTSVQQIQNVRAHLAGADGLLRWLEGRDKSLSGCTQTDVDSYLSTKPAHPKKCSAFVRWAVRRRYAPKGIKAPAIRWTGPAGPHDQDERWAVARRLLNDESVATADRVAGLLVLLYAQTASSIHRLTTDRVTQDDDHVLLHLGDQPIQLPAPLDRFMLDLVASRGTDTLIRHEGDWLFPGRSVGRPIHETQLLRRLHAVGVKSRQGRSTALFALAQQLPAGQLAKMLGVHVGVAVTWQRASGGDWMTYAAAVAARSATRAKPATAPSS
- a CDS encoding aKG-HExxH-type peptide beta-hydroxylase, with the protein product MNDVAAALDLDAITTHRRERTAAALTLLHPGSVTPPDDEALPLAYALAYHRLEGAESAARRRDTTTLDWYRNTAGPTLARLAHSSRLGPRIVIAPNADEMIRGPHSDTPYYVLGPDMTGAAESLAVLADDAFGHIAATGLDALVAAHAAVICLTGRRRPDQTLRSFAITRLPATVFTDHTGDAAVLGRDLVHEAAHNWLNDALAALHITIPDDETYFSPWRGTQRPAYGFLHACFAFPLTMIYAARARPGATGAATVLADHERQQRPQLAAAQDDFTRAVKLIPDPALRERLNNVFQHARTL